The Haematobia irritans isolate KBUSLIRL chromosome 1, ASM5000362v1, whole genome shotgun sequence DNA segment ttaaaaagtaaatttaacaacaacaacacaataaCAATAATTTTCAGGCTTAAAATAAACGTAACATGATAATGACACATTGCTACATGTGAAAACATACTTTTCTCCTTGTTCGGCACGTTCTTCAGCACGTTCCAAATCAGCTTCAACCATGGCCAATTTACGGGCAacctttattgttgttgtttatagtaaaaatgttgaaacaatttttcacaaaaacaatttCGTGGTGGTGTATGGGGCGGGAATAATTAGAACAAAAAGACATGTGTAAATTTACAACGgatcttcgaaagaaaatttctcgCAAATCAATTAGTAGCCGGGTCTTTCCACGGATGCTCTTTTTCAGCATCTGTTAGCTGCACGATTGGTAGTTTTGGCATTAAATTATTAACATTACCATTATTAGTTGCAATTGTGCATttcctttgttttgttttttgcactTTATCAACAAGAAAATATACAACGAAAACACAAGTAATCTAACACGAACAAATTGAGGATTGGGAAAGGTAAATATGGTCTGAAAACTTGTACAGAGTTCAAAatagatatttttatttcacaattaTGGCTATAAATTGAAAGATTTGTAAAAGAACTAATATAATGGAGCACATTGAGTTGTTATACCGACTTAAATGAGTATGCATCCTACTAAATGGTACTCTAAGCTCTTAATGTCCTTGATAAGGTGAGTGTAATGGTTTATTGtggttaaaaaaattggtcacgTTGAATTTTATTCATTATAAATAATTTGGTATAATTCTAATATTGATTGCGTTAATCTAATTTCTGTTTATGCTAAATACAATGATTAACGATGCTAAAACAATATACGTCTTGTTATCAAACTATCTCCCATGTTTTTCCTTTGTGAggacaaattatatttttgccaTGTTATGGACTTAAACATAGGACACACTGTGTGGAAAGTTATAATTGGAACACGGTAGCTACCTCAAATAAAACAGAGGTAATAAAACCAGCATATAGCAAAATTATTTTCTGAGTCAACCTACTATCTAGAAGCTGCGTCATGgaatatataaatgaatttcAAACAATTCCCTCTAAAGCAACAAAATGGGATTATTTAAATCTCCGAATGTCTAAAGcagtttagttttttattatttctctctctctctcttaaggCTATAAATGAGCCATTAAAtgtgataaaaaaaatcgattatttaTTAAACTCGACTTCACAAAGTCTCGTAATATCACCGTGGTAATCGTTTCGGCTAGCGCCTACCAAATTTTCTGCGTAGGCAAATTCCCTCATGCTCGCTCATAAGAAAAATTTACTCAGTTTTGTCATGGTAATGGTAAACTTGCCCTTTTTACATACGAAGGGACCGTGTGTTCAATCAGATTTACCGCCGAGCCAAAAAATAAGAATTCAATGGTTGTTTATCTTTTCTCCGTAACGTTGGAGGTATCTAAGAGTATTTCAAAGTCTCTAATTTGACACGCCGTCCAGACTTCGTTTTTGAAAAGTTTCGGCAACACCTTACGTTACCAACGGTCCCAAATCATTGATATTAAGTAAAAACTGAAATTGAAATCGATCTCCACTAaagtttcttagaaaaaaaaaaaaaaaactaaaaaatatactttttttcagtacgaacattttataaatactTTTCGTATTTTAATGATAACCAATATAGCTTACTTGAAGCTTTGTACCTCTACAAGATGTCGAATCCTATGTACGCACCCAGATATCGGTTTTTATTACCTATGGTGAACGCATGAAAATAAAcatgttgtttttaatttgctATTACTAAAAATTCGTAGCAAAACATTGCTTCTTCTTGTTCATACGGGGAAGTACACGGGAAATATATTCGTATGCCCATCGTGACTTTTAAAATTCACTCGTGCTGATTTTTGCATCATATACATACGACCCTTTATgctagacgggcatgctaaccattgcaccaacgATTTATTATGCCTTTTTTCATTTGCTGAGAAGGATTGAAATTAATCATATTtttgcctttaagtttgtttaatatatatctcATTATGTCGCTAATGTTATTACCGAGTATTTTTTTTGCAGTGAATGGTTAATGAATAGCTTATGGTCAGATGGGCCTTCGCAGGCCCATGTAGTATCCATGCTTTATTTGTTAAATtgctaaaaacaaaaacacaaccaTTGCCTCATtgctaataaaatttcaacaggtATCTTCAACGAGCTCAAATTAACCAAGTGGTTTGCATGAATCATTGATATGTAttcagaaacaatattttgaaaacgcCAAAAGTTGTTTTTACTCTTGCATAACTTTACCATGAATTAGGCTTTCCTATCTTGTGGCGATTTAAAAAGTGAGTCAGAAAAATACAGGCAAACGATGTTTCTTTGAAAAGTAGTTCCTTATCAATTAGGAAAACATACATAATGATAAGACTTTTATATGAAATCATATGTTGagaataaaatacaatattattaaaaattcatttttttgcatTCCTCTTGTTTATCCTTGTAGTCTGTCATCAACTCTAATAAATTACATCAATATCTCCTTATTGaccacaattttaattgatattgcgtttattatttctttacttATGTTTTACACTCCAGACAAAAATATAGATAAGCCTTGTTGATTTGCAAAttggaatagtttttttttatattttgtatttccCTATTTCTGATTATTTTTCAAAACCATTACAATTTTACCTCTATCaagaatactaaatgctatttcCCCAATGCtctcattttatttcttgttgttgCTCCAAAGAATaataacaaattattttattttttgctcttTTTTTATAAGATCATAATCAAATCTTTATTACTTTTTTACAATATcacttatttttgatttataaaaaaataaatataaattataagtaaagcaaaaaatattttcatgttcAATAGtagtaataaatatatatataaattggtataaagaagaaaaaaaaacaagagatgaaataatattcaaaatgactttactacaaaataaatacaagaccaacaaaaattgaaaagtagAAATAATTTAGGttgataaaaactttaaaaattacaTTAGGCAAGTTTTGAGACAATTGGTGATCTACAGAATtgaaaatttacagaaattgcCATAATtgcttctttttttgtttttgtggtatACATAATCTAGTATCCGCTTTAAAGCATAGATtgtgatttaatttaaattttttgaagttacAATTATTGttagatatatatatttttttaagctgCACAAGTTTTCATACAATAATAAATTAGAATTTGTTCGGAAATAAGAACAACCAACTCCTTTCTTCCACCAGATTTACACAGCAATGCAAACGTTCTCTAATTTAATTAAAGAACCATACTAATTATTTATACAAGCATGGACGAATCTCTAAGAGTTCTAAAGAGCTATGCACATTCAATTAGCATCCCTTGTATTAAGCTTCCATAATTCAGATAATGAAGCTATTTCTCTATCGCTCTTCTATGTAAGTTAATGTTAAGTCACGCAAATATGTGAATGTTTCTAATGCTGAGCAAATGAATAAAGAATCAAGTCTTTTGTAGGACATCAGGAGTTGGTTGGCTTTCATCAATAACTGTTTCTTTAGGGACATTATTAGTAATATTATTTGCATTATTtgcagtagtagtagtagtggtaGAAGATGAACAACTAGCATCGGCAATAAATAATGTAttgaaattggtttttatttgcaCCTCATCGTATTTCTTGTCAGCCTCCTCAGCAAGGAAACGTGCTTCCTTCAATTGATTCTCAAGAGCGTCCATGCGTTCTTCATCGGCAAGGGCGCGATTCTCAAGGATCTTACGAGCACTGGTGAGTGGTTCGTTTGAGCGTTGCAGATAGAAGACATCCAAGATTATAAGTGAAGTATAATGCAATTATGTGGTAACCAGATTCGTTCATTTCGGATGATGGTATATTCATCGACCACATTTGACATAGTGGTAACAGTGGTGGTTAGACATTAAGTGCCGTAGATTCACATAATCACATAAAAtacaatacacacacacatatatgggGGATACAAGTGACGGTAGTGTTGTTATTTTATGCCAAGGTGCCGTAGACATTGTTGGtaggtagttgttgttgttttatccaATAAATTGAGTTTGTCGAATTTATGGGAgaataagaaaaatatatatttacttaAAGTGTAAAACAAGCTATACATTTCCAAAGACACATTTCTGTGAACTTAATTATGATATTCCATATTTTCAGAAACCATGGAAATACTGTGTCTTTAAAAATGCATTACAATCGGCCAGCTTATCAAAACGTCTTAAAGCATAAGTTCTAATCTAATATAAATACGCCTCATGCATAATTATAATATCAGTACATTCCTTAAGACTACAATAGGAACAATATGttcgaaataataataatagctcGTGTTCATTCAGGCGATTTACATACAATTCATTACATAATTTGTGCTAATAACAACTTAATACTTAaaactatatatgtatatatttatattgtcATATTTTAAAGGAGCAGAAATGTATTACCTTTGTAGAGAGCATTACCCAGAGATATCCTAAcctcataataaaaaaaaatacgaattcCTGATAACCCTAGAACCCTAACACTGACATATGGAAGAAGTTTGTTACCTCTTCGTATTTCTTATCCGCTTCTTCTGCAATTAATTTAGCTTGGGCTAATTGGGCTTCCAAAACAGCTACTCTGTCATCTTCCATGTTTGTACGATTTTCAAGGGCCTTTCGTATCCTAATAGTttcaaacaacattttttaaatggcATTTTTCACATGAAGTTAACAAAAACCCAAAACCTTCACCATGAAATTATCTTATAgctatcttaattttttttttttcataaaatcataaataaaatacaaaaatattcaatacagTTCGCATTGAAACTTGATATACTAACCGTTCACTTTCATCGGCAGCTTGGGAAGCTTCAGAGAGCTTAGCTGTAGCGGAACCCAAACGTTCTTCGGAACGTTCCAAGTCTTCTTCGAGCAATTGGATACGACGGTTCAAAGCAGCAACTTCAGATTCAGCCTAGAAATTAAGGTTTTcaggaaatataatttatagatttatataataaaaattatggtaACTTATAACTAAACTTATACATATACAACTCAAAGATATGCTCCAAAAATGTATCTATCCTAAATAAACTATGTCCCTAGGAAGCCCAACGTATATTAAAAAACAGAGCCCTATAGGTATATGCTCTCCACacaaaaccataaaaaaatgtaatcttTCTCCTTGGCGTTTGTAAAAATGACGCCGGTTTAACTTCCTTCTCCAGTTGTGGCTCATTCTTTCTTGGGAAAACTGtaaaaaaaacatgtaaaagAAAGCTCTTCTTTTCCATTCCTCTTGAAAGTATGCAAAACAATCATTATACTTGTGAACATACGATAATTGATTCATCGAATACATGTTGAGATATAACATAAGGAAGCTATGACGAcagttaataataattttaaatttgagttggcGATACAACCcgcataaaatttaaatctatacgATATTTGTTCATTAGTTGAATCCTTTGATTTCCCTATTTCATTGTTTCTCATTCTCTTTTCTTTTTTGTGGCTCAACTATGCGGCCTATTTAAGCGCTAACAGAGCATTGCGTCATCGTTATAACTATCATATATTTGTGTGCTTGTTTGTTCGCTCATACTTTGTGAGATAGAAACAAATGTACATGTACTAAGAATGAATACATTTGAAACAGCTCATAGCTCGGCCGGCCAAAGGCAGCGAACATAGCACTCGGTCATCGCTTCTCTTCTACACACTCAAAACAACGTTGCCATGGGGTAAATTTTGGGCCTTTACAGTTGTTCGTCCGTGAAAGAAATGTGCAAACAAATCAACAGAGCTTTTTTACTTATTCATTTCATCTACACACTATGGATGGCTACGTCATGTGCTCTTTTTGTTTTACTCGGACAAATTGTTTGTTCAATGAAGCACTGGGACTATAACCGATTCTTATTTGATTGGTATTCAGTAATATCAATTGTAGACAATGTTAGCTGAGGTTTATTTAATCCCCAGCGCTTTgcgaaaaaattcaaatgtttaaAACTTTCCCAAACTGAGTCGAAAGTAACATAATGGGAGCGACTCTTTTtagtttgttgtttttcattaattttgtggTTTTCATTTGTAGACTATGACAACGTAAGGTAATTTAATTCAATGAGTAAAAATATATTAGAACTAATTGTGGTGTTGCTCTCGCTTTCAATCTCATTTGTTCCGTAACAGTAAACTGCATTTTATTATCAATGAAATTAGTGGGGGTAAAGCATCGTAAAATTAACATTGAAACTATATTGAAGGAATATCCATAGTATTTTTGAATCCTTGTCTATAAGCATAGCTTAAGTTTTAGCCACGCTGAATTCGTTTGCTAATTAAAATACATACGAAAGGAAGCTTTGCAAAAATCGGTGCTATTCTATGCGTAATAGAAACATTATCATGTCAATCAAAGAAAAAGTGCCTAAATTGAAAGATTGCCGAACTATATTGAATTCGAAAATTATCTTGAATTTCttttttcttaattgacttaaGAAGTATTTGGagacgaaaaaaaatttaaagatatggTGTATTCTTAACTACGAAAATGTCCATTGTCAAGTACATtagacaacaaatttgttttggattcgTTGTCCGTTAGCAGtctttaaaatatatgtaaaaacatacaaaaacatatgaaatttgttttgtacTTTCCCGCGAAAAGATACTACAAGATGAGAAAacgattgtcaaaatatttagaaCGACGTACACACCATAAATTACATCGGCATTAAgtgattttctaaataaaatgcaAATTCACCCAAGATGTAATTAACTAACATTACTTGTGAAAGTAGTATAAATATCTATTACTAATAGAGAagcatttgataaaattttgtgcgtTTGAAGGGTAACTATTCAATTCAGGTttcaaaaaagttcaaaaactaGGAAGAAATGAGGTTTGGTCAATCAAAacatgtttatataaaaatttttatgaaaatcccaaTACCAGaggtccgattttcatgaaagaaaAACAGCTGAGAGAATCGCAACGTTGTTACGTTACAATATCCGCCACACGTTGAAAAATCCGACACAAAAAGAGAGTATTTAGTTCTCTTCAGCATTGTTTAGTCTTTTTGAAACTCTTGATTAAACTTGAAATGTTTCATATACAGTTATCTCTTTCTTTCCATTTTCCCTACGATAAGGCAAAATAAAAGTGGTTAATAAAATACTAACAAACTGTGCggccgtaattatttcttctttaataaaaaatcttaaatagTCTGTAGCCTCTCCTATCAAATTTTTGGAGcagtttaataatttttttttcaagtgggGCTTGATTTTGAAAACTTACTTCTTCACGTCTAACCACTTCTAGTTGTAAACGCTTGTGGAATTCCTCACATTCATctttatatttttccatttcttCTTTGGTCTGACGCATTTTCTTCTTAAGCACATCCAATAAAGTGCCTTGTGGAATGCTGGTCGTCATTTTTGTTGTGTTTACTTTTGTTGAATTTTACAAGAAGGCGAAATAATACTTTTTGAATTGGACGCAAATTAGTTGTTTTAGAAGCACCTTCAAAAGATATTGCTTGATTTTATTACTTTTCTTTCTCTAgaagaaattttactttaagCTGCTCAAGAAGACAGACTGAGACAACGAATGGATATTTATTTTCAAACGGCCACCGGTTTATGTGCTTCttctttttcacttttttccaaTAGCTATTTGTGGCTGTAGTActtctttttaattttctcaCTTTTTCTATTGTCGCAAATCTTTGTAATGTATAATTATTAACACGATTTGTAGATAATAAAcacttgtattacagaaaaatgtaaattttttcttctattaatGCCCACTAACACGACAAATACACAACAAAACGAAGCCTACGTCTCGAACTCTCGAACTTTTTGCAGCGAATGAGCTCATATTTGTCATATTACGTTGACAAAAACCAAACCTCGCCTAgatttgttgaaaatcctctcCCTACCTAAAAACGTACGAGTAAAAGAGATAACACAACAACCACATAATCAAATTTATGCAATAATCTCAGTGAGATTGAGAGAGACAGATAGAgcgttgttaaaattatatgcttTGTCTCCTTAAGAGAGCAGAGGTAAGCGTTGTCTACACTCTTAGTTTAATGGCAGTAACTCTTATTCTTATTGGAACTGACATTTTTGTTTGCCGATAAGATAGGGATTTTTAAAAGTTGTTTGAAAGATTAAAAATATAGAATACGGTTGGAAATGaactcatttctatacaaaataaaattttaatcacaaaagaaatttgttgCCTATAACCAAAATTGGTAGGGTCCGAATCAATTATATATTCGACTTTGGAATGCGAACAATGTATGTATACATGAATGCCAATTTTGACCACTTAACGGGAAATTACATTATCCTGAAGATTCAAACAACATGTCACGATTTAATATCCCCTGCCTAATGATGAGATTAGCAACAAGTAATGTGGCAATTCAACTTCAAATCCTTGGCGGTTTAGAATCGTCTGCATATTTTGCTTGAATTTCTCAGTCAAAACAAACTGCCATATCCATTATATTCTATACCTGTGTATTCTTTCCAAGATACATATGCCAAAATGACTAATCGAACTCGATACAACGTGAGTTGTTTATCTTATGGTGCGAAAAAATATTCGCAGATCATTGATGGAATATAAATAGACATTGACTAGtatttccaaacaaaaatcGTACATTACGTTATCAACCAATGTAGTTTTGGTATTTTTCCTTAAACAATTCTATAAATCATAACTATTTtgccattttaagtttttttgttttacatacaTGTGTGTATGAGCTGAGTAGATATTGTCCATTACACTTGACTGGTaatgaaaagaaattaaaagtGAGCACGAAAGATAGATAgacacacattttttaaattgcaaCTAAATATGGTTACCAAACGTCATGACGGAAGGTCGTTGGACGTTGACAGTACAATTTATGTGGCGACATAGAAAtccaaaacacgtttgtttttcTTCTCCTATAATTGTGACATTGTCGAAAATcacttgcaatttttatatccataaaAGGCATATaacatagaaaataattaatgacCATTGAAAATAAACGAACAATTTTATTctcaattaaacaaaacaaaaaagagaaCTGGTAAATCTGAATCTCAATATATGGATTATCTAAAAATTGACCGTGATTGCGTAATTTTCCTCAGTTGCACCAATGTTTATTCATTAAAAAAGATAATTGATAATTAAATGCCTTTCCCGTACCATtagaaaatttatggaaaaGAGAGCATGAAGATAGAAAACATGCTAGCGCATCAATGCTCTTGTACTCTTGTCATGGGAAGGTCGTTTCAACGGCTCACTTCGAAGACGATCAGTTCTCTTCGAAGAAAATACCaaagaatttttctctaaagtgGGTCATTGTACAAATAATAAATGTGTAAAACGAGTTCAAAGACAAAAGGCACTTCTAGACATTAGCGAAATAGCCAAGACTGAAAGTGTGAATTGAGAATatccaaagagaaatttcattttGCACATATTTTGGAGCACATTAGAAATTGTGCTCGCTTAAGAAGAGTGATTTGGTTTAGTTGCTTTGGCGGCTAATTCTCCAGATGATACATAAGTATGTATGTATAAAACAATGAAAGGTTTTGTTAACTTTGCATTTTACTGCTCTTCATAATACAATAATGGAATATTTATATGTGGAGCAAAtagagaaaattctttcaaatactACGTAATCACTTGATATACTCACAAATGTATGTGTTTGCCAGTatacatcaattaaaaagttcgtTCGATGGAAACAGAATATCAATGAAATGGAATAGTTCAACCCTAGTTGTGGTATAACTAAATTCTTTTATGGCAATATTCTTAGTAAAAATGTATCTAATTTACCCATAGTACCCATATCCTTACTATCAAAAAGGATATTTTGATTGTTTGCATACTTTCGTTTCGGAAATTCAAAGGCGTAGCTATCAAACTGTTAATATGAGAAAAAACAATATTAGTTGGTTAATTCACCATTattttatacaaagttttgtaagCTAAATCCAAACGGCATAAAAACTTCGTATAAAATAGATTCGAATCTTAATTTCATTAATTACCCTTTTGAGCTGTGTATTCATGATGTTATGCAACTCATTGCGAATAATGTTAAATTTCATCATGGTATCTGAACTGAATATGGAACGCCCAAATGCAAGACCGGGGTAATCTGCACATCGATTTTTATTCCTTCTAGCTTCACGTTCGGCAACTATTTCGGCTGCCTCACTTGTACATCTAAGATTCGCCCATTCGGCAGATtggacatcatcatcatcaatggCTATTCCCTCGTCAGTGGCAGAAGCCACATCGCTAATTGATGTGGCAGCGGTGACTTCTCCGGTAGAGTCAAGGCAAGCAGAGGCACGTTTTGTTTTATCTTTCTTCGATCTTTTTGACTTCTTTTCTTTGCTTGCATCGCTAGAATTTTTGTCTGCTTTATCGCGTTTTGTTTTGGACTTTTTCTCTTTCAATGGTTGTATTGTGGAAGATGAAGCTGAGGTAGATGTCTGGGCCATACCTTCGTCCAACATACTGCTATCATCGGTGGGTGTCGGGCTATTGCTTCCCATTGATGTTGTGACGGAATCGGTCAAGGGCAAGTTTAGTGATGCTTTTATACGTTGAGCCATTTCAGGGTCATCTTCGGGCTCATCTGGAtagttgactaaactactatcATCGAACTGGCCCTCAACATCGGCTAGGGCCGGAAGTTGTGATGCACATTCAGTTTCATTACTTTTGTATAGAGCTGCTAAGATTTCCTGAACATTGGGCGGCACGTTTGGTCTTCTGGTGCCAGAAAAGCGAGGATGGTGTTGATGGCCACGTCTCTTCAATGAGGACGGAGTTAAAGAAGATGCATATGAGGAAGACATGCTGCTATTATTACTAATTGTTGACCGGGCATCATCTTCGCTGGGCGCAGCAGTTGATGCTGTGGTCATGGAGGAGGAGGACATCATGTCACTCCAACTCCAGTCGCTATCGCTTAGACCGTCTTGATTATCCTCGTTATTATGTTCTCGGCTGTCAGAAGAATCACTATCAAGTAAAAATTCTTTCTCAATGGAATTGTACCACGCTTTCAAAGCTGCATTCTCATCTTCGTCACAATAGTAAAGTAATTTATCCAACAGGTCTAATTGTTCTTCAATAGAACCCCAACGTGAAGATATTACAGAAACCGAATCCTCGTTTATGcaattgttaaatttatttggtcCAGCACTTTTCAATTTTGCAGCTCTACCTTTTATTTGAATAGTACTGGTACAATTTTTGGGaaacttattattatttttattattgcagTGAATatcttttgtatttttgctaCTCTTCAATTTTTGTGTTCCCGTTCCCTTCTTTAATGACAGCTGTTTCGTTTGACAATTGGATGGTGCTGTATTTTTCGATACTGAATGTGTACTCGGTAAAGAGGGAGTATTGCCAGATTTTCCTATTTGCTGTTTATCAATGCCACAACTGGTCAATAGATGGCGATGTGCTCGTTtaatttgttgttgtaattTTGACCGTTTTTTATTatactgttgttgttgctgcggaTGCACCGATTTGACCGATTTTTTGAGATCTctatgcaacggctgttgatggTATGTAGTGGAATTCGCTTTGCTCTCTTGCTTCCGTAATGGTAAGCGTACTTTCTCACTATTCACTTCTGTCTTGCGGCTACTtggccaatttttattttgtattgcaGTTCTCGATTTTGTATGTGTTGCTGCATTAGTGTTTTTTGAGCAGCTACTGCTGTTTGTATTTGCATTTGTCTTTGGTAATTGTTTTTTTCCATATGATACAATTTGCCATTTATTGATTGTTGATTCACCCAATATTTTCTCCACCATATTAATTTAACTTTGTACTACTTGCGcaggtttattttgtttttttttcggccgttttcttttggcaatatttaaaacattttattttgagattACACCTAGAATGTGCTCTAGATTCTTATTGAATTCTCTAAGCAATGTCAAGCtagattttggcaagatt contains these protein-coding regions:
- the Tm1 gene encoding tropomyosin 1 isoform X10, whose amino-acid sequence is MVEKILGESTINKWQIVSYGKKQLPKTNANTNSSSCSKNTNAATHTKSRTAIQNKNWPSSRKTEVNSEKVRLPLRKQESKANSTTYHQQPLHRDLKKSVKSVHPQQQQQYNKKRSKLQQQIKRAHRHLLTSCGIDKQQIGKSGNTPSLPSTHSVSKNTAPSNCQTKQLSLKKGTGTQKLKSSKNTKDIHCNNKNNNKFPKNCTSTIQIKGRAAKLKSAGPNKFNNCINEDSVSVISSRWGSIEEQLDLLDKLLYYCDEDENAALKAWYNSIEKEFLLDSDSSDSREHNNEDNQDGLSDSDWSWSDMMSSSSMTTASTAAPSEDDARSTISNNSSMSSSYASSLTPSSLKRRGHQHHPRFSGTRRPNVPPNVQEILAALYKSNETECASQLPALADVEGQFDDSSLVNYPDEPEDDPEMAQRIKASLNLPLTDSVTTSMGSNSPTPTDDSSMLDEGMAQTSTSASSSTIQPLKEKKSKTKRDKADKNSSDASKEKKSKRSKKDKTKRASACLDSTGEVTAATSISDVASATDEGIAIDDDDVQSAEWANLRCTSEAAEIVAEREARRNKNRCADYPGLAFGRSIFSSDTMMKFNIIRNELHNIMNTQLKRAESEVAALNRRIQLLEEDLERSEERLGSATAKLSEASQAADESERARKILENRALADEERMDALENQLKEARFLAEEADKKYDEVARKLAMVEADLERAEERAEQGENKIVELEEELRVVGNNLKSLEVSEEKATHKEETLETQLRVLDHQLKEAEARAEFAERSVQKLQKEVDRLEDDLMNERAKNKLLQEEMEATLHDIQNM
- the Tm1 gene encoding tropomyosin 1 isoform X9, producing the protein MVEKILGESTINKWQIVSYGKKQLPKTNANTNSSSCSKNTNAATHTKSRTAIQNKNWPSSRKTEVNSEKVRLPLRKQESKANSTTYHQQPLHRDLKKSVKSVHPQQQQQYNKKRSKLQQQIKRAHRHLLTSCGIDKQQIGKSGNTPSLPSTHSVSKNTAPSNCQTKQLSLKKGTGTQKLKSSKNTKDIHCNNKNNNKFPKNCTSTIQIKGRAAKLKSAGPNKFNNCINEDSVSVISSRWGSIEEQLDLLDKLLYYCDEDENAALKAWYNSIEKEFLLDSDSSDSREHNNEDNQDGLSDSDWSWSDMMSSSSMTTASTAAPSEDDARSTISNNSSMSSSYASSLTPSSLKRRGHQHHPRFSGTRRPNVPPNVQEILAALYKSNETECASQLPALADVEGQFDDSSLVNYPDEPEDDPEMAQRIKASLNLPLTDSVTTSMGSNSPTPTDDSSMLDEGMAQTSTSASSSTIQPLKEKKSKTKRDKADKNSSDASKEKKSKRSKKDKTKRASACLDSTGEVTAATSISDVASATDEGIAIDDDDVQSAEWANLRCTSEAAEIVAEREARRNKNRCADYPGLAFGRSIFSSDTMMKFNIIRNELHNIMNTQLKRAESEVAALNRRIQLLEEDLERSEERLGSATAKLSEASQAADESERARKILENRALADEERMDALENQLKEARFLAEEADKKYDEVARKLAMVEADLERAEERAEQGENKIVELEEELRVVGNNLKSLEVSEEKANQREEEYKNQIKTLNTRLKEAEARAEFAERSVQKLQKEVDRLEDDLMNERAKNKLLQEEMEATLHDIQNM
- the Tm1 gene encoding tropomyosin 1 isoform X4, with product MVEKILGESTINKWQIVSYGKKQLPKTNANTNSSSCSKNTNAATHTKSRTAIQNKNWPSSRKTEVNSEKVRLPLRKQESKANSTTYHQQPLHRDLKKSVKSVHPQQQQQYNKKRSKLQQQIKRAHRHLLTSCGIDKQQIGKSGNTPSLPSTHSVSKNTAPSNCQTKQLSLKKGTGTQKLKSSKNTKDIHCNNKNNNKFPKNCTSTIQIKGRAAKLKSAGPNKFNNCINEDSVSVISSRWGSIEEQLDLLDKLLYYCDEDENAALKAWYNSIEKEFLLDSDSSDSREHNNEDNQDGLSDSDWSWSDMMSSSSMTTASTAAPSEDDARSTISNNSSMSSSYASSLTPSSLKRRGHQHHPRFSGTRRPNVPPNVQEILAALYKSNETECASQLPALADVEGQFDDSSLVNYPDEPEDDPEMAQRIKASLNLPLTDSVTTSMGSNSPTPTDDSSMLDEGMAQTSTSASSSTIQPLKEKKSKTKRDKADKNSSDASKEKKSKRSKKDKTKRASACLDSTGEVTAATSISDVASATDEGIAIDDDDVQSAEWANLRCTSEAAEIVAEREARRNKNRCADYPGLAFGRSIFSSDTMMKFNIIRNELHNIMNTQLKRAESEVAALNRRIQLLEEDLERSEERLGSATAKLSEASQAADESERIRKALENRTNMEDDRVAVLEAQLAQAKLIAEEADKKYEEVARKLVLMEQDLERSEEKVELAESKIVELEEELRVVGNNLKSLEVSEEKATHKEETLETQLRVLDHQLKEAEARAEFAERSVQKLQKEVDRLEDEYIVEKERYCLIGDSLDMAFMDLIPGLEPFYTPRNPKPPTPKLPTPTPEEIAAAEAAKAEAEEAAAVAAEAAAAAAAAAGEAAEGGSPKAEGAAEGGAPAAGEGAPVEPEKPKEPTPPPPPPPPFEYAIDLPPEGAEVPFVKNYEPPPPGSEPAVPEGQPPAEGAAAPPAEGAAVPPAEGAAAPPAEGAAAPQAEGAAAPPAEGAAAPPAEGAAAPPAEGAAAPPAEGAAAPPAEGAAAPPAEGAPAAEAPAAAPAETAPAPAEAAPAEAPPA